Genomic DNA from Spirochaetota bacterium:
GCAGTGCGCCGAGGTCACGGGGACGATAGAAGGATATGCGGACGATACGGCAACGATACGGCGTGCGGACGGTACGGCGGCAACGCTTCCCCGCACGGCGGTACGATCGATGAAACTGCATTACGATATATAAGATACGGAGGACGTCATGTTCGAGAATTTCGGTGAATACCTCGGCCAGCTGTCGGAGGAAAAAGAGATAAGCCGCGACCTGTTGAAAGAGGTCGTCGTGGAGACCCTGTCAAAGGCGCTCACGAAGAAATACGGCGATGATATCACCTTTCACATCGAGTTCGATGAGAAGGATAATCCCATCATGTATAAGCAGGTCTCCGTGGTGGAGACGATAACCGATGCGCGCAAGGAGATAACCCTTGAGAACGCAAAGGAGATAGTCGACGGCGGCGATGTGGCGATAGGCGAAGAGGTGTGGCTCATACTCGACGGCGTGAAGGAATTCGGCCGCATCGAGTCCAATATCGCGAAGACGACGTTCTTTCAGAAGATCGGGGAACTGGAAAAGAACATCATCTATAATGAATTCAAGCGCCGCGAGCATCAGCTCGTGAACGGCTATTTTCAGCGCGAATATAAAGGGACGATATACATCAATCTCGGCAAGACCGAGGGCATACTGCTCAAGCGCGATCAGTCGCCGCGCGAGCATTACAATGTGGGCGACCGCATACGCGCGTATATCTACGAAGTGGACAACAGCCGAGCGGGGCATCCGGCGATATACCTTACGCGTACGAAACCCGACTTCATTAAGAAGCTGTTCGAACTTGAGATACCGGAAGTGTCCGAGAATATCGTCGAGATACGCGGCATAGTCCGGCAGCCGGGCGTAAAGACGAAGATAGCGGTGTTCTCCAATAAGTCCGAGGTCGATCCGGTCGGCGCCTGTGTCGGGCAGAAGGGCGTGCGCATCCAGGCCATCATCAAGGAGATCGAGGGCGAGAAGATAGACATCATCAAATGGACGAAGGATATCCGCGAGTTCATATCCAACGCGATACAGCCGGCGAAGGCCACACGTGTGGTGATAACCGATCCGCAGAACGGCAAGGCGTTGATAATCGTCCCGGACGATATGCTTTCGCTCGCCATCGGCAAGGGCGGCTTCAATATACGCATGACCTCGGAGCTCACGGGTTATCAGATCGACATAAAGACCGAAACGGATATCAAGACGAATCCCGAGGTCGTCGAAGGGCTCATCTCCGCGAACCAGATATTCTCCGGCGGCGATGCCGAGGGTGACGAGGCGGCGTCGTTCGGCGATGAGCGCTCGAATCTCTATTCGCTTGAAGGCCTCGAGGAAGATACGATACAGGCGCTCCTGCGCGCGGGCATCGACTCCATTGAAACGCTCTACCATCTTACGCCGGACGATATGGCGAAGAAGACGAACCTCCCGAAAGAGACCGTCGAGCGCATTGTCGCCGTGCTCAAGGAAAGCGTCGAGGTGGTTGAGGACGAGGACGCGGCGCGCGATGCAGCACGCATAGAAGAGGGTGTCGTTGAAGAGATAGAGATCTACGAATGTCCCAACTGCGGGCACGAAGTCGCTCAGAACGTGACGAAATGTTCGAATTGCGGGATTGAAATTAGCTTCGAATAGTGTAGTATAGCGTACACGAGGCGGGAGAACGCATGACCGGTAGCGAAAAAAATCACGGGGAAAAGCCGAAAACGGAAAGCGGACGTGTGCCGCCGAAGATCATAAAGATAAAGAAAGAGTCCGTTGAAGTAAAGCCGGAAGAATCGCATTCGAACATTGCGAAGAAAAAGGTCGTCGTCAAGAAGAAAAAAGTTTTTATCGTCGGGAAGCAGGAAGGGGAGGCTGACAGTGAGAAAGCGACCCCCGCGACACCGGCTCCGGCGAGCGCACCGCAGCCCGAACGTCCCGCATTTCGTCCGGCTCCGGGCGGCACTTCCGATAATCGCGGCGGGAGTACGGGCTATCGCGGTCCCGGCACGGGCGGAACAGGGGGCTATCGCGGTCCTGGTACCGGCGGCGGGGGCTATCGTGGTCCCGGCACGGGTGGAACGGGCGGCTATCGCGGCCCCGGTGGCGGCGGGGGATATCGCGGACCTGGCGGCGGCGGAAAGATAATAATCAAGAAAGAGGATCTTGCGAAAGCGCGTGCTTCTGCGGCGGCAGCCGGCGGAGCACGTCCGGCACGTCCTGCCGGCAGTTTCAGGAAGAAAGAATTCGACAAACGCAAACAAGGGTTCGATTTCAAGGCACGGGAGAAGGCCATACAGGAACAGCGCGTCCTTGATAAGATAGCGCAGAAGAAGCGTCAGCAGGAGTCGCGTCTGACGTCGGTACCCAAAGAGGTAGAGATACTTGAGACGATAAGCGTCGGCGACCTTGCGAAGAAAATGAACCTCCGCGCGGCCGATATCGTGGCGAAATTCTTCTCCATGGGCACGGTAGTGCGCGTCAACGATATCATCGACAAGGATTCCGCAACGATACTCGCGGATGAGTACGGCTGCAAGGTCAAGGTCGTTTCGGTGCACGACGATGCGACGATATCCATCATTGCGGATGATCCCAAGGACCTGGTCCCGCGGTCGCCCATCGTCACCATCATGGGCCATGTCGACCATGGGAAGACATCACTCCTTGATAAGATACGGAGCACCAACGTCGTCGCCGGGGAATCGGGCGGCATCACGCAGCATATCGGCGCCTATAAGGTGCGTGCGAAGAACGGCGAAATAGCGTTCATCGATACGCCCGGCCACGCCGCATTCACCATGATGCGTGCACGCGGCGCGAAGGTGACCGACATCGTCGTCCTTGTCGTCGCTGCGAATGACGGCGTCATGCCGCAGACGATTGAAGCCATCAATCATGCGAAATCGGCGAAGGTGACAATCATCGTTGCCGTCAATAAGATAGACCTCCCCGATGCGGACATTGAGAAGGTCAAGCGCCAGCTCTCGGAGCATGAGCTCATCGCCGAGGACTGGGGCGGGCAGACCTTATTCGCCTTTGTCTCCGCACATACCGGAGAGGGCATCGAGAAATTGCTGGAAATGATAATACTCCAGTCGGAAGTGATGGAACTCAAGGCGAACCCCAAGCGCGAGGCCGTCGGCACCGTGCTCGAGGCATCGCTCCATGTCGGTCGCGGGCCGGTCGGTACCGTGCTCGTGCAGAACGGAACGCTCCATGTCGGCGACTATTTCATAGCCGGCATGCATGGCGGGCGTGTGCGTGCCATGTTCAACGAGCGCGGCGAGAAACTGGACGTGGCGCTGCCGTCGACACCGGTTGAAGTGCTCGGTTTCGAGGATACGCCGGAAGCGGGCGACAGTTTTCATGTGCTCACCGGCGAACAGGACCTGCGCACCATCGCCGAGAGCAGAAAACATGTGCGGCAGGCGGAAGCGGCGAAGACCGTCGTCAAGGTCACGCTGGATAATCTCTTCGATCAGATAAAGGAAGGACAGGTCGAGGAATTCAAGGTCATTATCAAGGCGGATGTGCAGGGCTCGGCGGAAGCGTTGAAGGAAGCGCTCGGCAAGCTCTCGAACGACAAGCTGCACTTCGTTGCCGTGCACAGCGGCGCGGGGGCGATAAGCGAATCCGATGTTCGTCTTGCGGAGACATCAAAGGCGATGATCATCGCCTACCGTGTGCGTCCTGAGAACAGGATAAAATCGCTCGCCGAGAAGTCGGGCATAGAGATCAAGCGATTCGACATCATCTACGAGGCTATTGAGTTCATAGAAGCGGCCATGAAAGGGTCCATCGCGAAGGAATATCAGGATGTCGATGTCGGCACCGTGGAAGTACGCGAAGTGTTCAAGATATCGAAGATCGGCACCATCGCCGGCTGCTATGTGACGAGCGGCAAGATCGAGCGTACGAACGGTGTGCGCATCATGCGCGATAATGTGCTTGTATATAAGGGAAAGATCGCATCGCTGAAACGCTTCAAAGAGGACGTCCGCGAGGTCGTACAGAATTTTGAATGCGGCCTTTCCATAGAGAATTTCAACGATATCAAGCAGGGCGATGTCATCGAGGCGTTCGCCGTTCAGGAAAAGGCACAGTAAGTTCGGGGCTATCGTATACGGAGCACACCGTCGCGTTCCGATAGCATCCCGTCATTGACGAGCGACGTTATGATACGCCTGAGGCGTTCGTGATCGGGACATATGCGGTAGAGGTCCTTTTTTACGGCACGTTTTGTCCTGATCATCTCCCGCACTATCGCACCGCGTATCTGTCTGTCCGAGCCTGCAAATGCGCTTTGACGCGTGTGATGTGCGCTTTTCCGCGATGGGTTGCCGTGGAGCTTCTTCAGATGTGTGCCATAATCCATGAGCGCTGAATACCATGAGCGCGGGTCCTTCGTGTCGAGCGAGGCCTCGATGAGCGGCAGCAACGCATCGTCGCGTACGTTCGCTTTTCCGTTNNNNNNNNNNGATGGATGAACACGCTCCGGATGTTCGTTTCAATGAACACGGACGGTATATTGAAAGCGAATGCACAGACCGCACGCGCCGTGTAATGGCCGATGCCCGGGAGCGTCTCGAGCGCTTCGACAGAGCGGGGGATCTCTCCGCTATGCGCGCGAACGACCTCCTTTGCAAGCCGATGAAGAAAAACGGCGCGGCGATTGTACCCGAGCCCCTGCCAGGCCGTGAGACATGTGGAGAGCGGCGCCTTGGCAAGCGAACGTATCGTCCCGAAGCGATGGATGAATTGCCCGTATTTCTCGATGACGCGGGGTATCTGCGTCTGCTGGAGCATTATCTCCGAGACGAGGATACGGTAGGGGTCGTGCGTGTGCCGCCAGGGGAGATCGCGCTTGTGTGCAAGGAAATATCGATAGACGGTTGTCCTGAACCGGCGTATCGCAGCGCTGTTACTGCGGCGTGCGGAGGAGTGCGACATAGGGTGTTGTTTCGATATCGCTTTCCGGTATGCCGAGGTCGGCGAGTATGGAATGGAGGAGCGCTATCTGTTCCTCCGCCGACGATGTGCCGTCGAGTATCTCGATCTCGACGAAATGGCCGAGCGGACTGACCTCGGACAGCTCGATACGGACACCGCGGTATGAGTACGCGCGCCCTTTCTTCTCCTTGATGACATAGTCCCGGTATCCGAGAACGCCCGTGATGAAGCGCACGATCTTGCGCGCATCGTTCTTCCGGACGGACATCTCCGTCTCTTCGTTTATCTCCACGCTGCGTTCCATATGACGTTTTTTCGAAGTGAACACATGCGAGCCGTTCGCATTGCGCAGGCGCAGGAGCGAATCCATCGATTCATCCGGCGGATGGAAGAAATAGCGGTCGCGTTTGAAGTATTTTTTCCTGAATACCGCGTGTGCTTTGAGGAACGCGCGTACCCGTTCGACGTCGCGTACGTGCGCCTTAAGCTCGATCTCGCATGCCGTTGTTGCGGTCATGCGCGTGAAAAGATCTCGCCGGGTGCGAAGAAGTATGTTATTTCGCGCGCAGCGCTTGCGGGAGAGTCCGACCCATGAACGGCATTATACCGGATGCTCGTGCCGAAACGCCGGCGTATCGTGTCCGGTCCCGCCTCGGCGAAATTCGTTTTCCCCATTATCGCACGGCTTTTCTGGACAGCATCCTCGCCCTCAAGGACAAGGACAATGCACGGACCGCTCGTCATGAATACGATGAGCGGGTCATAGAATTCCTTTCCCTTGTGTTCGGCATAGAAGCCTTCGGCCTTCGCAGTGTCGAGCCGTATCATCTTCGCTGCGGCTACCGACAGTCCGCCGCGCTCGAACTGCCCGATGACAGGACCGATGATATTCCTGCCGAC
This window encodes:
- the nusA gene encoding transcription termination factor NusA, with translation MFENFGEYLGQLSEEKEISRDLLKEVVVETLSKALTKKYGDDITFHIEFDEKDNPIMYKQVSVVETITDARKEITLENAKEIVDGGDVAIGEEVWLILDGVKEFGRIESNIAKTTFFQKIGELEKNIIYNEFKRREHQLVNGYFQREYKGTIYINLGKTEGILLKRDQSPREHYNVGDRIRAYIYEVDNSRAGHPAIYLTRTKPDFIKKLFELEIPEVSENIVEIRGIVRQPGVKTKIAVFSNKSEVDPVGACVGQKGVRIQAIIKEIEGEKIDIIKWTKDIREFISNAIQPAKATRVVITDPQNGKALIIVPDDMLSLAIGKGGFNIRMTSELTGYQIDIKTETDIKTNPEVVEGLISANQIFSGGDAEGDEAASFGDERSNLYSLEGLEEDTIQALLRAGIDSIETLYHLTPDDMAKKTNLPKETVERIVAVLKESVEVVEDEDAARDAARIEEGVVEEIEIYECPNCGHEVAQNVTKCSNCGIEISFE
- the infB gene encoding translation initiation factor IF-2, producing the protein MTGSEKNHGEKPKTESGRVPPKIIKIKKESVEVKPEESHSNIAKKKVVVKKKKVFIVGKQEGEADSEKATPATPAPASAPQPERPAFRPAPGGTSDNRGGSTGYRGPGTGGTGGYRGPGTGGGGYRGPGTGGTGGYRGPGGGGGYRGPGGGGKIIIKKEDLAKARASAAAAGGARPARPAGSFRKKEFDKRKQGFDFKAREKAIQEQRVLDKIAQKKRQQESRLTSVPKEVEILETISVGDLAKKMNLRAADIVAKFFSMGTVVRVNDIIDKDSATILADEYGCKVKVVSVHDDATISIIADDPKDLVPRSPIVTIMGHVDHGKTSLLDKIRSTNVVAGESGGITQHIGAYKVRAKNGEIAFIDTPGHAAFTMMRARGAKVTDIVVLVVAANDGVMPQTIEAINHAKSAKVTIIVAVNKIDLPDADIEKVKRQLSEHELIAEDWGGQTLFAFVSAHTGEGIEKLLEMIILQSEVMELKANPKREAVGTVLEASLHVGRGPVGTVLVQNGTLHVGDYFIAGMHGGRVRAMFNERGEKLDVALPSTPVEVLGFEDTPEAGDSFHVLTGEQDLRTIAESRKHVRQAEAAKTVVKVTLDNLFDQIKEGQVEEFKVIIKADVQGSAEALKEALGKLSNDKLHFVAVHSGAGAISESDVRLAETSKAMIIAYRVRPENRIKSLAEKSGIEIKRFDIIYEAIEFIEAAMKGSIAKEYQDVDVGTVEVREVFKISKIGTIAGCYVTSGKIERTNGVRIMRDNVLVYKGKIASLKRFKEDVREVVQNFECGLSIENFNDIKQGDVIEAFAVQEKAQ
- a CDS encoding A/G-specific adenine glycosylase; the protein is NGKANVRDDALLPLIEASLDTKDPRSWYSALMDYGTHLKKLHGNPSRKSAHHTRQSAFAGSDRQIRGAIVREMIRTKRAVKKDLYRICPDHERLRRIITSLVNDGMLSERDGVLRIR
- a CDS encoding A/G-specific adenine glycosylase, whose translation is MSHSSARRSNSAAIRRFRTTVYRYFLAHKRDLPWRHTHDPYRILVSEIMLQQTQIPRVIEKYGQFIHRFGTIRSLAKAPLSTCLTAWQGLGYNRRAVFLHRLAKEVVRAHSGEIPRSVEALETLPGIGHYTARAVCAFAFNIPSVFIETNIRSVFIH
- the cyaB gene encoding class IV adenylate cyclase, which encodes MTATTACEIELKAHVRDVERVRAFLKAHAVFRKKYFKRDRYFFHPPDESMDSLLRLRNANGSHVFTSKKRHMERSVEINEETEMSVRKNDARKIVRFITGVLGYRDYVIKEKKGRAYSYRGVRIELSEVSPLGHFVEIEILDGTSSAEEQIALLHSILADLGIPESDIETTPYVALLRTPQ
- the ndk gene encoding nucleoside-diphosphate kinase — its product is MPHERTFSIIKPDAVGRNIIGPVIGQFERGGLSVAAAKMIRLDTAKAEGFYAEHKGKEFYDPLIVFMTSGPCIVLVLEGEDAVQKSRAIMGKTNFAEAGPDTIRRRFGTSIRYNAVHGSDSPASAAREITYFFAPGEIFSRA